In one Desulfoferula mesophila genomic region, the following are encoded:
- a CDS encoding ABC transporter ATP-binding protein, whose protein sequence is MLTVESIDTFYGEFQAMEGVSLKVEKGQTVIVVGPNGAGKSTLLKTILGLQKPRKGSVKFLGEEVSGLPAHKVVERGISMVPEGGRVFPDLSVQDNLRVGSYNPVARPNAQRQMEQIFSLFPILSDRKKQAAGSLSGGERQMLAIARSLMSCPKLIMLDEPSLGLAPLVVNMVFDFIQQMKAEGYAILLVEQNANKALKVADYAYLVESGKLVFEGDRDSFDKNPYIKTAYLGL, encoded by the coding sequence ATGCTTACAGTAGAGTCGATAGACACCTTTTACGGCGAGTTCCAGGCCATGGAGGGGGTTTCCCTCAAGGTGGAAAAGGGGCAAACCGTCATCGTGGTGGGGCCCAACGGGGCGGGCAAGAGCACCCTGCTCAAGACCATCCTGGGCCTGCAAAAGCCGCGCAAGGGCAGCGTCAAGTTCCTGGGCGAAGAAGTGAGCGGGCTGCCTGCCCACAAGGTGGTGGAGCGGGGCATCTCCATGGTGCCCGAGGGCGGCCGGGTGTTCCCGGACCTGTCGGTGCAGGACAACCTCAGGGTCGGTTCCTACAACCCCGTGGCCCGCCCCAACGCCCAGCGCCAGATGGAGCAGATATTCTCCCTTTTCCCCATTCTCTCCGACCGCAAGAAGCAGGCCGCCGGGTCCTTGAGCGGCGGGGAGCGCCAGATGCTGGCCATCGCCCGCAGCCTGATGTCCTGCCCCAAGCTGATCATGCTCGACGAGCCTTCCCTGGGCCTGGCCCCCCTGGTGGTGAACATGGTCTTCGACTTCATCCAGCAGATGAAGGCCGAGGGCTACGCCATACTCCTGGTGGAGCAGAACGCCAACAAGGCCCTGAAGGTGGCCGACTACGCCTATCTGGTGGAGTCGGGCAAGCTGGTCTTCGAGGGCGACCGGGACAGCTTCGATAAAAACCCCTACATCAAAACCGCTTACCTGGGGTTGTAG
- a CDS encoding iron-containing alcohol dehydrogenase, with the protein MKTTFYETDKLSTFLASKKTLLAKGVISQAGVEAKKLGARKVLVVTDAGLVKAGLVDKVRDALSAEGLEVGVFDGILPEPPARVIDQCADEFRAGGYDLCLGLGGGSSLDSAKIVSNLAVNPGSVLDYVGIDLLPKKGTPLMLVPTTAGTGSEATRVMVLTDEAVNTKKVVFSDFLLPDVAILDPELTLSVPPSVTADTGMDALVHAIETYVAVSSTPYAEILALQAIAMIAKHLPQAYAKGSSLLPRYNMLLAANLSGSAFASGGLGAVHGLAYVLGTEYHMAHGRSNAILLPHVMNYNLSGNLEKFANIAEAMGEDITGLSPYEAASLSVEAVYSLMEAVSLSPQLTDYGVSRDDLPKLVQGGMAQARLFIPNPRDLTEADVEQIYASAF; encoded by the coding sequence GTGAAAACCACTTTTTATGAGACAGACAAGTTGAGCACGTTTTTGGCCAGCAAAAAGACCCTGCTGGCCAAGGGGGTAATCTCCCAGGCGGGGGTGGAGGCCAAGAAGCTGGGGGCCAGGAAGGTTCTGGTGGTCACCGACGCAGGGTTGGTCAAGGCAGGCCTGGTCGACAAGGTGCGCGACGCGCTGAGCGCCGAGGGCCTGGAGGTAGGAGTGTTCGACGGCATCCTGCCCGAGCCCCCGGCCCGGGTCATCGACCAGTGCGCCGACGAGTTCCGGGCGGGCGGCTACGACCTGTGCCTGGGCCTGGGGGGCGGCAGTTCCCTGGACTCGGCCAAGATCGTGTCCAACCTGGCGGTGAACCCCGGTTCGGTGCTGGACTACGTGGGCATCGATCTTTTGCCCAAGAAGGGCACCCCCCTGATGTTGGTGCCCACCACGGCGGGCACCGGCAGCGAGGCCACCCGGGTCATGGTCTTGACCGACGAGGCGGTTAACACCAAGAAGGTGGTGTTCAGCGACTTCCTGCTGCCCGACGTGGCCATCCTGGACCCCGAGCTGACCTTGTCCGTGCCGCCCTCGGTCACCGCCGACACCGGCATGGACGCCCTGGTGCACGCCATAGAGACCTACGTCGCGGTGAGCAGCACCCCCTACGCGGAGATTCTGGCCCTGCAGGCCATCGCCATGATCGCCAAGCATCTGCCCCAGGCCTACGCCAAGGGCAGCAGCCTGTTGCCCCGCTACAACATGCTCCTGGCGGCCAACCTCTCGGGCTCGGCCTTTGCCAGCGGCGGGCTGGGCGCGGTGCACGGCCTGGCCTACGTCTTGGGAACCGAGTATCACATGGCCCACGGCCGCTCCAACGCCATCCTGCTGCCCCATGTGATGAACTACAACCTAAGCGGCAACTTGGAAAAGTTCGCCAACATCGCCGAGGCCATGGGCGAAGATATCACCGGCCTGTCGCCCTATGAGGCCGCCTCCCTTTCGGTGGAGGCGGTGTACTCGCTCATGGAGGCGGTGAGCCTCTCGCCCCAGCTCACCGATTACGGGGTCAGCCGGGACGACTTGCCCAAGCTGGTGCAGGGGGGCATGGCCCAGGCCCGCCTGTTCATTCCCAACCCCCGGGACCTCACCGAGGCCGACGTGGAGCAGATCTACGCCTCGGCCTTCTAG
- a CDS encoding branched-chain amino acid ABC transporter permease, which yields MSAKRKSTIYKVVTAAVLAIIAVAPWLVTSEYMVHIGTLILLWAFVSTAWAYMARFGLVSLGHGVFLGIGAYIPVLLFNYYGISPWLGMLAGVAAAVLVAAILGYSCFRFGLIGDYFALVTLAMAEVVSLAIVACREVTGGSLGCTLKTSVGWASLQFDDKRYFYYIIFAFLLLALYIWRLIDKSRMRIALTAIEESELAASSMGVSIIRYKMGITLLSAGLTAMGGVLYAQYVTYINPGTISGVGVSLSTCFKAILGGMFNIFGPLAGSAIMVSLEEYFRISFDTGFLGVSEIIFGGVLLVMIIFLPKGIVGSVSEWLTKRFGVARS from the coding sequence ATGAGCGCTAAACGCAAAAGCACTATCTACAAGGTCGTGACCGCCGCAGTGCTGGCCATCATCGCGGTGGCGCCCTGGCTGGTCACCTCGGAATACATGGTGCACATCGGCACCCTGATCCTGCTGTGGGCCTTTGTCTCCACCGCCTGGGCCTACATGGCCCGCTTCGGGCTGGTGTCTTTGGGCCACGGCGTGTTCCTGGGCATCGGGGCCTACATCCCGGTGCTCTTGTTCAACTACTACGGCATCTCGCCCTGGCTGGGCATGCTGGCCGGGGTGGCCGCGGCGGTGTTGGTGGCCGCCATCCTGGGCTACTCCTGCTTCCGCTTCGGGCTCATCGGCGATTACTTCGCCCTGGTAACCCTGGCCATGGCCGAGGTGGTCAGCTTGGCCATCGTGGCCTGCCGGGAGGTGACCGGCGGCTCCCTGGGCTGCACCCTCAAGACCTCGGTGGGCTGGGCCAGCCTGCAGTTCGACGACAAGCGATACTTCTATTACATCATCTTCGCCTTTTTGCTCTTGGCCCTGTACATCTGGCGGCTAATCGACAAAAGCCGCATGCGCATCGCGCTTACGGCCATCGAGGAGTCGGAGCTGGCCGCCTCTTCCATGGGGGTGAGCATCATCCGCTACAAGATGGGCATCACCCTGCTCAGCGCCGGGCTCACCGCCATGGGCGGGGTGCTCTACGCCCAATACGTCACCTACATCAACCCCGGCACCATCAGCGGGGTGGGGGTGTCGCTATCCACTTGTTTCAAGGCCATTCTGGGAGGTATGTTTAATATCTTTGGTCCGCTGGCAGGAAGCGCCATAATGGTTTCATTGGAGGAGTACTTCCGCATCAGCTTTGACACTGGCTTCTTGGGGGTGTCGGAGATCATCTTCGGCGGGGTTCTGTTGGTGATGATCATTTTCCTGCCCAAGGGTATCGTAGGAAGCGTCTCCGAATGGCTCACTAAGAGATTTGGCGTAGCAAGGAGTTGA
- a CDS encoding branched-chain amino acid ABC transporter permease: MLEELLMAFINGILLGGVLALLAFGLNLIFGVVKIIHMAYGQFVMLGFYFIYYFHTAWHMPLLAAMAAGIVVMGLLGMLVQLLIINPLLDAPRLNQLLALASLIIVLENLAQVVWGADYRGIPISMPIIQFGDIFIRSSYLLAFLGAIATLGILYLFLHKTYFGLAIRSVAQDVEIAKGMGINPRVIYYITLAAGGALTGVVAAFFIPIYTVHPHFGASFTLMAFVIVVFGGMGNLMGGFISAFIIGVVTSITAVLTSTEVADILALVLFILMMMVRPQGILGAKA, from the coding sequence ATGCTTGAAGAATTGCTGATGGCCTTTATCAACGGCATCCTGCTGGGCGGGGTGCTGGCCCTGTTGGCCTTTGGCCTGAACCTCATATTCGGGGTGGTCAAGATCATCCACATGGCCTACGGCCAGTTCGTGATGCTGGGCTTTTATTTCATCTACTATTTCCACACCGCCTGGCATATGCCCCTGCTGGCGGCCATGGCCGCGGGCATCGTGGTCATGGGCCTGCTGGGCATGCTGGTGCAGCTGCTCATCATCAACCCGCTGTTGGACGCCCCGCGTCTCAACCAGCTTTTGGCCCTGGCCAGCCTCATAATCGTCCTAGAGAACCTGGCCCAGGTGGTCTGGGGGGCCGATTACCGGGGCATCCCCATCTCCATGCCCATCATCCAGTTTGGCGACATCTTCATCCGCAGCTCCTATCTGTTGGCCTTCCTGGGGGCCATCGCCACCCTGGGCATCCTCTACCTGTTTTTGCACAAGACCTACTTCGGCCTGGCCATCCGCTCGGTGGCCCAGGACGTGGAGATCGCCAAGGGAATGGGCATCAACCCGCGCGTCATCTACTACATCACCCTGGCCGCGGGCGGCGCGCTCACCGGGGTGGTGGCCGCCTTCTTCATACCCATCTACACCGTGCACCCCCACTTCGGGGCCAGCTTCACTCTCATGGCCTTCGTGATCGTGGTGTTCGGCGGCATGGGCAATCTCATGGGCGGCTTTATCAGCGCCTTCATCATCGGGGTGGTCACCTCCATCACCGCGGTGCTCACCTCCACCGAGGTGGCCGACATCCTGGCCCTGGTGCTGTTCATCCTGATGATGATGGTCCGGCCCCAGGGCATCTTGGGAGCAAAGGCATGA
- a CDS encoding ABC transporter ATP-binding protein: MLEIQNISKSFGGVMALHDVSFRVEEGSFVGLIGPNGSGKTTMFNVISGALKPTRGAVNYEGQTISGLNPNVICHAGIARTFQIPQPIKSLTVAENVMLGVLFGRGGKHKFHQERIKKDAIKMLDFVGLGLDPDSYPEKMTAGDLRKLEMARALATQPKVLLADEVLSGLNKDELKDASAILTKARAELGVTIIWVEHIMHVLMKLVERVIVLNHGLLIADGDPDTVSSDKQVVEAYLGAE, from the coding sequence ATGCTTGAGATCCAAAATATAAGTAAAAGCTTCGGCGGGGTCATGGCCTTGCACGATGTTTCCTTCCGGGTCGAGGAAGGCAGCTTCGTGGGGCTCATCGGCCCCAACGGGTCGGGCAAGACCACCATGTTCAACGTGATATCAGGCGCTTTAAAGCCCACCCGCGGGGCGGTCAACTATGAGGGGCAGACCATCAGCGGCCTGAACCCCAACGTGATCTGTCACGCCGGGATTGCCCGCACCTTTCAGATACCGCAGCCCATCAAAAGCCTCACCGTGGCCGAGAACGTGATGCTGGGAGTTTTGTTCGGCCGGGGCGGCAAGCACAAATTTCATCAGGAACGCATTAAAAAAGACGCGATCAAGATGCTGGACTTCGTGGGGCTGGGCCTGGACCCGGACTCCTACCCCGAGAAGATGACCGCCGGCGACCTGCGCAAGCTGGAGATGGCCCGAGCCCTGGCCACCCAGCCCAAGGTGCTGTTGGCCGACGAGGTGTTGAGCGGCCTGAACAAGGACGAGCTCAAGGACGCCTCGGCCATCCTCACCAAGGCCCGGGCCGAGCTGGGGGTGACCATCATCTGGGTGGAGCACATCATGCACGTGCTCATGAAGCTGGTGGAAAGAGTGATCGTTTTAAACCACGGCCTTTTGATAGCCGACGGCGACCCGGACACCGTGTCCAGCGACAAGCAGGTGGTCGAGGCCTATCTGGGGGCGGAGTGA